The following are from one region of the Hymenobacter sp. YIM 151858-1 genome:
- a CDS encoding UvrD-helicase domain-containing protein: MPATFRIYSASAGSGKTYQLTKEYLRLALGSEDPGYYKTILAITFTNAAAAEMKERIVGALRGFAYPGTDAKADGMLAELAEELAAEGLLPRVLDTPEQRQNLLRSRAQRTFKLVLYHYADFAVSTIDSFVQRVVQSFTRELGLPAAFEVEMDDESVLHAAVALLLDKVNRGPGHELLTRTLQDYALSKAEEGRSWNTLPDELMRFGKFLLNESVHEAVAQLQKMELKEFRTLHKTLRQRRDELENLVKTTAERALAALEQHGVTPDLLAGGERGVYTHFKNWRRWLEDGDTPTATAQKVAESGVWSSTTGKKEPNKSRVDAVQPVLQEVFEELTLIRLRYLSQFLLMEGLLPHLFHVSLLSELSKAVQQVSQERNVVLISEFNRRLASIVLREPVPFLYERLGERYQHLLIDEFQDTSELQWNNLLPLVENAVANGFLSLAVGDAKQAIYRWRGGEMEQILRLYQGQTGALVDKAQDEETRDLLAGRYFTLEHALEPASLQTNYRSGPQIIQFNNDFFAHVSQGHPQFGLVQSIYDEGAKQVAPGEASPPGPLSRGEGEPAISKEAAAAARASAAEQEGAVGEFVMTADVNSWEQTSSFAKTMRREPTPAEEALWQQLRGGNLGAKFRRQHVIGHFIVDFVCVSAMLIVEVDGAVHGDPEQADYDTGRSYELQELGYRVLRFTNEQVLNDMPKVLVQISEALKAAEALAEAAAPARTESSGSPLSAGEGGRGGEAHVELLFTQPDAPARIYNPRAGAYTEAPLPGHAATDALDYEESTLYLTLALVEQALADGFRPQDVAVLCRRRDQSRRVAKFLKERGYDIISADSLSLEFAEVVNLLVAILRVLHQPADSLSRVEALLLVDKVVRGLPPTPDRARMIADLAKQDRSLPFFDELRRLGYDVQERQTGNLDLYELSEKLMGLFGLLHRREESEYLFRFLDLTLEYSLRFGNNLGNFLAYWDQRKSNLSINAPAGRDAITITTVHKAKGLAYGVVIVPFADWSLEPRRGEYLWGRLPDVDDRPIADMPPVAVVTQREALYQTALGEQYSVEREKTFVEALNLLYVAFTRPRNRLYIISRRPDGGKTSKADLGPATNIAQLLHRYLLDLGQWNEEQLAYVLSQGALAINNYQLVINNYFPLLNLATADWEQRLRLRRHATTVFDFSEQEKQRDWNRKLHFALRRVLSAQDVERVAGQLTAEGLVSRREQPELLQRLHRLVQRPALVPYFRPGVAAETEREILVGGAPREDYKPDRVVFQPEIGPAPGRVTLIDFRLPPPEDRHQYLLKQYGQLFKRLGYTDVQGLVYYFETEEAVEFAC, translated from the coding sequence ATGCCCGCCACCTTCCGCATTTATTCCGCTTCTGCCGGCTCCGGCAAAACGTATCAGCTTACCAAGGAATACCTGCGGTTGGCCCTAGGTTCGGAAGACCCCGGGTACTACAAGACCATTCTGGCCATCACCTTCACCAACGCCGCCGCGGCCGAAATGAAGGAGCGTATTGTAGGCGCACTGCGCGGCTTTGCCTACCCCGGCACCGATGCCAAGGCCGACGGCATGCTGGCGGAGCTGGCCGAAGAGCTGGCCGCCGAGGGCCTGCTGCCGCGCGTGCTCGATACGCCCGAGCAGCGCCAGAACCTGCTGCGCAGCCGCGCCCAGCGCACCTTTAAGCTGGTGCTCTACCACTACGCCGATTTCGCCGTGAGCACCATCGACTCGTTTGTGCAGCGGGTGGTGCAGTCGTTTACGCGCGAGCTGGGCCTGCCCGCGGCGTTTGAGGTGGAGATGGACGACGAATCGGTGCTGCACGCGGCGGTGGCGCTCTTGCTCGACAAGGTAAACCGCGGCCCAGGCCACGAGCTGCTCACGCGCACCCTGCAGGATTACGCCCTCAGCAAAGCCGAAGAAGGCCGCAGCTGGAACACCCTGCCCGACGAGCTGATGCGCTTCGGCAAGTTTCTGCTGAACGAATCGGTGCACGAGGCCGTGGCGCAGCTGCAGAAAATGGAGCTGAAGGAATTCCGGACGCTGCACAAAACCCTGCGCCAACGCCGCGACGAACTCGAGAACCTGGTAAAAACCACCGCTGAGCGCGCCCTTGCGGCCCTGGAGCAGCACGGCGTAACGCCTGATTTGCTGGCCGGCGGCGAACGGGGCGTGTACACGCATTTCAAAAACTGGCGCCGCTGGCTCGAAGACGGCGACACCCCTACCGCCACCGCGCAAAAAGTGGCCGAAAGCGGCGTGTGGAGCAGCACTACCGGCAAGAAGGAGCCCAACAAAAGCCGGGTCGATGCCGTGCAGCCCGTTCTGCAGGAAGTGTTCGAGGAGCTGACCCTCATCCGGTTGCGCTACCTCAGCCAGTTTCTGCTGATGGAAGGCTTGTTGCCGCACCTTTTCCATGTGTCGCTCCTGAGCGAGCTAAGCAAAGCGGTGCAGCAGGTAAGCCAGGAGCGCAACGTGGTGCTCATCAGCGAGTTCAACCGCCGGTTGGCCAGCATTGTGCTGCGCGAGCCGGTGCCGTTTTTGTACGAGCGCCTGGGCGAGCGGTACCAGCATTTGCTGATCGACGAGTTTCAGGACACCTCGGAGCTGCAATGGAACAACCTGCTGCCCCTGGTCGAAAACGCCGTGGCCAACGGCTTTTTGTCGCTGGCCGTGGGCGATGCCAAACAAGCCATTTACCGCTGGCGCGGCGGCGAAATGGAGCAGATTCTGCGCTTGTACCAAGGCCAGACCGGGGCCCTCGTCGACAAAGCCCAGGACGAAGAAACCCGCGACTTGCTGGCCGGGCGCTACTTCACGCTGGAGCACGCGCTGGAGCCGGCTTCGCTGCAAACCAACTACCGCTCGGGCCCGCAGATCATCCAGTTCAACAACGATTTCTTCGCGCACGTCAGCCAGGGGCATCCGCAGTTTGGGCTGGTGCAGTCGATTTACGACGAGGGCGCTAAGCAGGTGGCGCCGGGTGAGGCCTCACCCCCCGGCCCCCTCTCCCGCGGAGAGGGGGAGCCAGCCATCAGCAAAGAAGCAGCCGCTGCGGCTCGCGCCTCCGCGGCTGAGCAGGAGGGCGCAGTTGGCGAATTTGTGATGACAGCCGACGTGAACAGCTGGGAACAAACGTCGTCGTTCGCCAAAACCATGCGCCGCGAACCCACGCCTGCCGAAGAAGCTCTTTGGCAGCAGCTGCGCGGCGGCAACCTAGGGGCAAAATTCCGTCGCCAACACGTTATCGGCCATTTCATTGTCGACTTCGTTTGCGTGTCGGCAATGCTGATCGTTGAGGTAGACGGTGCCGTGCACGGCGACCCGGAACAGGCTGATTACGACACTGGGCGCAGCTACGAATTGCAGGAACTGGGTTACCGGGTGCTGCGCTTCACCAATGAGCAGGTGCTGAACGATATGCCCAAGGTACTGGTCCAAATAAGCGAAGCCCTCAAGGCGGCGGAGGCGCTAGCCGAAGCCGCCGCCCCCGCCAGAACGGAATCGTCAGGCTCCCCCCTCTCCGCGGGAGAGGGGGGCCGGGGGGGTGAGGCCCACGTTGAGCTGCTCTTCACCCAGCCCGATGCCCCGGCGCGCATCTACAACCCCCGGGCCGGCGCTTACACCGAGGCGCCTTTGCCCGGCCACGCTGCCACCGATGCCCTCGACTACGAAGAAAGCACGCTGTACCTTACGCTGGCCTTGGTGGAGCAGGCGCTGGCCGATGGCTTCCGGCCCCAAGACGTTGCCGTGCTATGTCGCCGCCGCGACCAGTCGCGCCGCGTGGCTAAGTTTCTGAAAGAGCGCGGCTACGACATCATTTCGGCCGATTCGCTGTCGCTGGAGTTTGCCGAAGTGGTAAACCTGCTGGTGGCCATTTTGCGGGTGCTGCATCAGCCCGCCGACTCTTTGTCGCGGGTGGAGGCGCTGCTGCTCGTGGACAAAGTGGTGCGCGGCCTGCCGCCCACCCCCGACCGCGCCCGCATGATTGCCGACCTAGCAAAGCAGGACCGCTCTTTGCCCTTCTTCGACGAGCTGCGCCGCCTGGGGTATGATGTGCAGGAACGCCAAACCGGCAACCTCGATTTGTACGAGCTTAGCGAGAAGCTCATGGGTTTGTTTGGCCTGTTGCACCGCCGCGAAGAAAGCGAGTACCTGTTCCGTTTCCTCGACCTCACGCTGGAATACTCGCTGCGCTTCGGCAACAACCTGGGTAATTTCCTGGCTTACTGGGATCAGCGCAAGAGCAACCTGAGCATCAACGCCCCGGCCGGCCGCGACGCCATAACCATCACCACCGTGCACAAGGCCAAAGGCCTGGCCTACGGCGTGGTAATCGTTCCGTTTGCTGATTGGAGCCTGGAGCCCCGCCGCGGCGAGTACCTGTGGGGCCGACTCCCCGACGTCGACGACCGCCCCATTGCCGACATGCCGCCCGTGGCCGTGGTAACGCAGCGCGAAGCCCTGTACCAAACCGCCCTAGGTGAGCAATACTCCGTGGAGCGCGAGAAGACGTTTGTCGAGGCCCTGAACCTGCTGTACGTCGCCTTCACCCGTCCGCGCAACCGCCTCTACATCATCAGCCGCCGGCCCGATGGCGGCAAAACCTCCAAGGCCGACCTAGGGCCTGCTACCAATATAGCCCAGCTGCTGCACCGCTACCTGCTCGACCTGGGCCAGTGGAACGAGGAGCAGCTTGCCTACGTGCTCAGCCAAGGCGCTTTAGCAATTAATAACTATCAATTAGTAATTAATAATTATTTCCCGCTGCTCAACCTGGCCACGGCCGACTGGGAGCAGCGCCTGCGCCTGCGCCGCCACGCCACCACGGTATTCGACTTTTCGGAGCAGGAAAAGCAGCGCGACTGGAACCGCAAACTGCACTTTGCCCTGCGCCGCGTGCTTTCGGCGCAGGATGTGGAGCGCGTGGCGGGCCAACTCACGGCCGAGGGCCTGGTCAGCCGCCGCGAGCAACCCGAGCTGCTGCAGCGCTTGCACCGGCTGGTGCAGCGCCCCGCGCTGGTGCCGTACTTCCGCCCGGGCGTAGCCGCCGAAACCGAGCGCGAAATCCTCGTCGGCGGTGCCCCCCGCGAAGACTACAAACCCGACCGCGTGGTGTTTCAGCCCGAAATAGGCCCGGCGCCCGGCCGCGTCACGCTTATCGACTTCCGCCTGCCCCCGCCCGAAGACCGCCATCAGTACCTGCTGAAGCAGTACGGCCAGCTGTTTAAGCGCCTCGGCTACACCGATGTGCAGGGCTTGGTTTACTACTTTGAGACGGAGGAAGCGGTGGAATTTGCGTGCTGA
- a CDS encoding acyl-CoA thioesterase codes for MQPTPSPSSAFRFSRPVTVVESHIDALNHVNNVQYVQWIQDIAGWHWLTAYPAGEREQYIWVVMEHHVRYHKPALLGDELLLTTWVGEMKGATSQRFTRIERVADGALLCEAETKWVLLDPLTQRPKRIEPSVVERMQGPVG; via the coding sequence ATGCAACCAACGCCCTCCCCTTCGTCGGCTTTCCGCTTTTCGCGGCCCGTTACGGTTGTCGAATCGCACATTGACGCGCTTAACCACGTGAACAACGTGCAGTACGTGCAATGGATACAGGACATTGCCGGCTGGCACTGGCTTACGGCCTACCCCGCGGGCGAGCGGGAGCAGTACATTTGGGTAGTGATGGAGCACCACGTACGCTACCACAAACCCGCGCTCCTAGGTGATGAACTCCTACTGACCACTTGGGTAGGCGAAATGAAAGGCGCTACCTCGCAGCGCTTTACCCGCATTGAGCGCGTGGCCGACGGCGCCTTGCTGTGCGAAGCCGAAACCAAATGGGTGCTGCTCGATCCGCTGACACAACGGCCCAAACGCATCGAGCCGAGCGTGGTGGAAAGGATGCAGGGGCCGGTAGGATAA
- a CDS encoding chromosomal replication initiator protein DnaA translates to MPYEQNFDYRPTRGERDQPRNENRNNNERRQQDNRRNGNDRWDGYEPRQHRGPEGSRYDHDYQDRGDRHNDYDRSQPRGDYGRDPGTFSYGRQSEYYDGRADRSSFSTSRERQNPSAFQGGLGPGSNRYEGDYRGGRGHYFDEDQRWRRGHEADRPDSRRFQDPYDRDDRPARERPSGYGAPGERVRQINDQYGHDSYDGSSQSGRYRDDNRRTNDDYPGRDRARDDRDGRYHYDDDNDRGNHRRR, encoded by the coding sequence ATGCCTTACGAACAGAACTTCGATTATCGGCCGACGCGCGGCGAGCGTGATCAGCCCCGCAACGAAAACCGGAACAACAACGAGCGCCGCCAGCAGGATAACCGCCGCAACGGCAACGACCGGTGGGACGGCTACGAGCCGCGCCAGCACCGTGGCCCCGAAGGCAGCCGCTACGACCACGACTACCAAGACCGCGGCGACCGGCACAACGACTACGACCGCAGCCAGCCGCGCGGCGACTACGGCCGCGACCCAGGCACCTTTAGCTACGGCCGGCAATCGGAATATTACGACGGCCGCGCCGACCGCTCTTCGTTTAGCACCTCGCGCGAGCGGCAAAACCCCAGCGCGTTTCAGGGCGGCCTAGGTCCGGGCTCTAACCGCTACGAAGGCGACTACCGCGGCGGCCGCGGCCACTACTTCGACGAAGACCAGCGCTGGCGGCGGGGCCACGAAGCCGACCGCCCCGATAGCCGCCGCTTCCAGGACCCGTACGACCGCGACGACCGCCCGGCCCGCGAACGGCCCTCGGGCTACGGGGCGCCCGGCGAGCGGGTACGGCAGATAAACGACCAGTACGGCCACGACAGCTACGACGGCAGCAGCCAAAGCGGCCGCTACCGCGACGATAATCGCCGAACCAACGACGACTACCCCGGCCGCGACCGGGCCCGCGACGACCGCGACGGCCGCTACCACTACGACGACGACAACGACCGCGGCAACCACCGCCGGCGCTAA
- a CDS encoding cold-shock protein, producing the protein MQTGTVKFFNETKGFGFIKNDATGQDIFVHVTGLIDEIRENDKVQFEVAEGRKGLNAVQVRRA; encoded by the coding sequence ATGCAGACAGGAACGGTAAAATTCTTCAACGAGACCAAAGGATTTGGTTTCATCAAAAACGATGCAACCGGCCAGGACATTTTCGTCCACGTAACTGGTCTCATCGACGAAATCCGCGAAAACGACAAAGTGCAGTTCGAAGTGGCCGAAGGCCGCAAAGGGCTGAATGCCGTGCAGGTGCGTCGCGCCTAG
- a CDS encoding DEAD/DEAH box helicase: MEKVKFEELQLSEELQRAITEMGFEEASPIQTAAIPVLLEGKDVIGQAQTGTGKTAAFSIPAIEALDLNSREVQALVLCPTRELAVQVSGEIQKLGKYKRGLSVVPIYGGSSYDRQFKALERGVQIVIGTPGRVMDHLERGTLKLDNCKMIILDEADEMLDMGFRDDIETVLSQMPEQRQTVFFSATMSKPIMDLTRKYQREPQIVKVNHQEMTVSNIEQAYYEVRGPQKKDVLSRVIDMYSLKSVIVFANTKRMVDDIVSDLQARGYFADGLHGDMSQQARQNTLDKFRKGTLEILVATDVAARGIDVDNVEAVVNYDLPTDEEYYVHRIGRTGRAGKSGKAFTFVSGRDIYKLRDIMRFTKAQIKQERIPSFEDVSEVKTTVLLGQIKEVIEKGNLEKYIGRVQRLIDQEEEVTSLDIAAALLKMVMKESKQAEKGLEADRQKGTPREGYTRLFVTMGKKDRLHPRDLVDLIVSSSNIAPGRVGDIELYDKFSFVEVPTEDANDVIEQLGRTSLYGRPVSFSLATQREAGAAAAEGGDERRPRRSGGVGGFGGNREGGYQRREGGFGGGNREGGYGGNRGGYGGGQRREGGYGGGQRREGGFGGGGGYRGRRDNEGGYRPRRDRSEGFDD; encoded by the coding sequence ATGGAGAAAGTAAAATTTGAAGAGCTACAGCTCTCGGAAGAGCTGCAGCGTGCTATTACCGAAATGGGCTTTGAGGAAGCCTCGCCCATTCAAACCGCCGCCATTCCGGTACTGCTCGAAGGCAAAGACGTTATTGGCCAGGCCCAAACAGGCACCGGCAAGACGGCTGCGTTCAGCATTCCGGCAATCGAAGCGCTCGACCTGAACTCGCGCGAAGTACAGGCGTTGGTGCTCTGCCCCACGCGCGAACTGGCCGTGCAGGTTTCGGGCGAAATCCAGAAGCTGGGCAAATACAAGCGCGGCCTCTCCGTAGTGCCGATTTACGGCGGCTCGTCGTACGACCGTCAGTTTAAGGCCCTGGAGCGTGGCGTGCAGATCGTAATCGGTACCCCCGGCCGCGTGATGGACCACCTGGAGCGTGGCACCCTGAAGCTGGACAACTGCAAAATGATCATCCTCGATGAGGCCGACGAAATGCTCGACATGGGCTTCCGCGACGACATCGAGACGGTGCTGAGCCAGATGCCCGAGCAACGCCAGACGGTGTTCTTCTCGGCCACGATGAGCAAGCCCATCATGGATCTGACGCGCAAGTACCAGCGCGAGCCCCAGATCGTGAAGGTGAACCACCAGGAGATGACTGTTTCGAACATCGAGCAGGCATACTACGAGGTGCGTGGTCCGCAGAAAAAGGACGTACTGTCGCGCGTAATCGACATGTACAGCCTGAAGTCGGTGATTGTGTTTGCTAACACCAAGCGCATGGTCGACGACATCGTGAGCGACCTGCAGGCCCGCGGCTACTTTGCCGATGGTTTGCACGGCGACATGAGCCAGCAGGCCCGCCAGAACACCCTCGACAAATTCCGCAAAGGCACGCTCGAAATCCTGGTGGCTACCGACGTAGCTGCCCGCGGCATCGACGTGGACAACGTAGAGGCGGTAGTAAACTACGACCTGCCCACCGACGAGGAATACTACGTGCACCGCATCGGCCGTACGGGCCGCGCTGGTAAATCGGGCAAAGCTTTCACCTTCGTGAGCGGCCGCGACATTTACAAGCTCCGCGACATCATGCGCTTCACCAAAGCGCAGATCAAGCAGGAGCGCATCCCGTCGTTCGAGGACGTATCGGAGGTGAAAACCACCGTTCTCCTAGGTCAGATCAAGGAAGTTATCGAAAAGGGCAACCTCGAGAAATACATCGGCCGCGTGCAGCGCCTGATCGATCAGGAGGAAGAAGTAACGTCGCTCGACATTGCCGCTGCCTTGCTGAAGATGGTGATGAAGGAAAGCAAGCAGGCCGAAAAAGGCCTGGAGGCCGACCGCCAGAAGGGCACGCCGCGCGAGGGTTACACCCGCCTGTTCGTGACGATGGGCAAGAAGGACCGCTTGCATCCGCGCGACCTCGTTGACCTGATCGTATCCTCGTCGAACATTGCCCCGGGCCGCGTGGGCGACATCGAGCTGTACGACAAGTTCAGCTTCGTGGAAGTACCCACCGAAGACGCCAACGACGTAATTGAGCAACTGGGCCGCACCTCGCTGTACGGGCGTCCGGTATCGTTTAGCCTGGCTACCCAGCGCGAAGCCGGTGCCGCAGCAGCCGAAGGCGGCGACGAGCGTCGTCCGCGTCGTTCGGGTGGCGTAGGTGGCTTTGGCGGCAACCGCGAAGGCGGCTACCAGCGCCGCGAAGGCGGTTTTGGGGGCGGCAACCGCGAAGGCGGCTACGGCGGTAACCGTGGTGGTTACGGCGGTGGTCAGCGTCGCGAGGGCGGCTACGGCGGCGGCCAGCGCCGCGAGGGTGGTTTCGGCGGGGGCGGTGGCTACCGCGGCCGCCGCGACAACGAGGGCGGCTACCGCCCGCGTCGCGACCGTAGCGAAGGCTTCGACGACTAG
- a CDS encoding PA2169 family four-helix-bundle protein: MATDNQNSALHSVLNELVETLKDGERGYSEALTDVKDQDLKQVFKQYAVQRDSYLTELENAMHNLNMRPAEAKEGKLDSVVGTAHRAWINIKSVVTGNDRKAILDECERGEDYAVKAFQKAVQSESLPHEIKSIVEKQYNGIKQAHDQIRSLRDSSK, encoded by the coding sequence ATGGCTACTGACAACCAAAACAGCGCCCTCCACAGCGTTCTGAACGAACTAGTTGAAACCCTGAAAGACGGTGAGCGTGGCTATTCCGAAGCCCTTACCGATGTTAAAGATCAGGACCTGAAGCAGGTATTCAAGCAATACGCCGTGCAGCGCGACAGCTACCTCACGGAGCTGGAAAACGCCATGCACAACCTGAACATGCGCCCCGCCGAAGCCAAGGAAGGCAAGCTCGACTCGGTGGTTGGCACCGCGCACCGCGCCTGGATCAACATTAAATCGGTAGTAACCGGCAACGACCGCAAAGCCATTCTGGACGAATGCGAGCGTGGCGAGGACTACGCCGTAAAGGCCTTCCAGAAAGCCGTTCAGTCGGAAAGCCTGCCCCACGAAATCAAGTCGATTGTTGAAAAGCAATACAACGGCATCAAGCAGGCCCACGATCAAATTCGCAGCCTGCGCGACTCGTCGAAGTAA
- a CDS encoding BaiN/RdsA family NAD(P)/FAD-dependent oxidoreductase produces MKNSFAADVAVLGGGAAGFFGAIACAEANPALNVILLEKTTKLLSKVRVSGGGRCNVTHHCFSPAQLVQFYPRGGKHLKEPFKQFGAQDTVQWFERRGVRLKTEPDGRMFPVTDSSETVARCLEQAAQRAGVRVLTGTAAERIEPLAGGGFCLHLSGNQELRVQRLLVATGGNAKSAAYDWLRHLGHSICEPVPSLFTFNVPNSPLKELMGVSVPHARVLLAGEKLEYEGPLLVTHWGVSGPSVLKLSAWGARRLHELQYTGTALVSWVPTYTEESMRQWLQTFRTENGKKIVAANPLFGLPQRLWRTLVEQAGIGAEVRWSELAGKLQNRLLELLLRTPLQVRGKTTFKEEFVTCGGVPLGEIDLKTMESRQVPGLYFAGEVLDIDGITGGFNFQAAWTTGYLAGRAMAATT; encoded by the coding sequence GTGAAAAATTCTTTTGCTGCCGATGTAGCCGTGCTGGGGGGCGGTGCGGCCGGCTTTTTTGGGGCCATTGCCTGCGCCGAAGCCAACCCTGCCCTCAACGTAATACTGCTCGAAAAAACCACCAAGCTGCTGAGCAAGGTGCGGGTTTCGGGCGGCGGGCGCTGCAACGTAACGCACCACTGCTTTTCGCCGGCGCAGCTGGTGCAGTTTTACCCGCGGGGCGGCAAGCACCTCAAAGAGCCGTTCAAGCAGTTTGGCGCCCAGGACACGGTGCAGTGGTTTGAGCGCCGCGGCGTACGGTTGAAGACCGAACCCGACGGCCGCATGTTCCCCGTCACCGATTCGTCGGAAACCGTGGCGCGGTGCCTCGAGCAAGCCGCCCAGCGGGCCGGGGTGCGCGTGCTCACCGGCACGGCCGCCGAGCGCATCGAGCCGCTCGCGGGCGGCGGCTTCTGCTTGCATTTAAGTGGCAACCAGGAGCTGCGCGTGCAAAGGTTGCTGGTAGCCACCGGCGGCAACGCCAAGTCGGCGGCCTATGATTGGCTGCGGCACCTAGGGCACAGCATTTGCGAGCCGGTGCCGTCGTTGTTCACCTTCAACGTGCCCAACTCGCCGCTTAAGGAGCTGATGGGCGTAAGCGTGCCGCATGCGCGCGTGCTGCTGGCCGGCGAAAAGCTCGAATACGAAGGCCCGCTGCTGGTTACGCACTGGGGCGTGAGCGGCCCGTCGGTGCTGAAATTGTCGGCTTGGGGCGCGCGCCGCCTGCACGAGCTGCAGTACACCGGCACGGCCTTGGTTAGCTGGGTGCCCACCTACACCGAGGAAAGCATGCGCCAGTGGCTGCAAACGTTCCGCACCGAAAACGGCAAAAAAATAGTAGCGGCCAACCCGTTGTTCGGCTTGCCCCAACGCCTGTGGCGCACCCTGGTGGAGCAGGCCGGCATCGGGGCTGAAGTGCGCTGGAGCGAATTGGCGGGCAAGCTGCAAAACCGTTTGCTGGAGCTGCTGCTGCGTACCCCGCTGCAGGTGCGCGGCAAAACCACCTTTAAAGAGGAATTTGTGACGTGCGGCGGCGTGCCCCTAGGTGAAATAGACCTGAAAACGATGGAGAGCCGCCAGGTGCCCGGCCTGTACTTTGCCGGCGAGGTGCTCGACATCGACGGCATCACCGGGGGTTTCAACTTTCAGGCCGCCTGGACAACCGGGTACCTCGCGGGCCGTGCCATGGCCGCAACCACCTAG
- a CDS encoding SDR family oxidoreductase → MNTNSIAVLGCGWLGLPLGSALAQTGYPVAGSTTTPEKLASLKASGIQPHLLRLSPDTRPSEIAPLLAGAQVLVLNVPPSRTAPSADRAAYTAALAPVVVALGASSVKHVVFVSSTGVYPDEPRPMTEADALATPDAESHLLRAEALFQEAGQAWQTTVLRLGGLMGPGRAPGRFLAARTDVPQPNAPVNMLHLADAVGVIMAVIGQNTWGATLNVCAPEHPSRLAFYSAAATHLGLHPPVFSPGDERSGKRIDTTLLQQTLPYSFRHPEPIAALNFC, encoded by the coding sequence ATGAACACGAACTCCATTGCCGTGCTCGGCTGCGGCTGGTTGGGCCTGCCCCTGGGCAGCGCTCTGGCCCAGACGGGCTACCCGGTTGCCGGCAGCACCACCACGCCCGAAAAACTTGCCAGCCTGAAAGCCAGCGGCATACAACCGCACCTGCTGCGCCTGAGCCCCGATACCCGGCCCAGCGAAATAGCCCCGTTGCTGGCCGGTGCGCAGGTGCTGGTGCTGAATGTACCGCCCTCGCGCACCGCCCCCTCCGCCGACCGCGCCGCGTACACGGCGGCCCTGGCGCCCGTAGTAGTAGCCCTAGGTGCATCTTCGGTAAAGCACGTGGTATTCGTCAGCTCAACCGGCGTGTACCCCGACGAGCCTCGCCCCATGACAGAAGCCGACGCCCTGGCCACTCCCGATGCGGAAAGCCACCTGCTCCGGGCCGAAGCGCTATTTCAGGAGGCTGGCCAGGCATGGCAAACCACCGTGCTGCGCTTGGGTGGCCTAATGGGCCCGGGCCGTGCGCCGGGTCGCTTTCTGGCCGCTCGTACCGATGTGCCCCAGCCCAACGCCCCCGTCAACATGCTGCACCTGGCCGATGCCGTGGGCGTAATCATGGCGGTGATCGGGCAAAACACCTGGGGTGCCACCCTGAATGTTTGCGCCCCCGAGCACCCCTCGCGCCTGGCTTTCTACAGCGCAGCGGCTACGCACCTAGGGCTGCATCCGCCCGTATTCAGCCCCGGCGACGAGCGCAGCGGCAAACGCATCGACACCACGCTGCTGCAGCAAACCCTGCCCTACTCGTTTCGGCACCCCGAGCCCATTGCGGCCCTGAACTTTTGCTGA
- a CDS encoding SDR family oxidoreductase yields the protein MPSPYAQPMLRDGALEGKTIIVTGGGTGLGRAMTTYFLQLGANVVISSRKLDVLETTANELREKTHGKVLAVQCDVRKYDEVEAMIARTVEEFGRVDVLVNNAAGNFISPTERLTHKAFDVIVDIVLKGTYNCTLAIGKHWIAQQQAGTILNIVTTYASVGSAYVVPSAAAKAGVLAITRSLAVEWAKYGIRSVAIAPGPFPTEGAWSRLFPEPLASKLDPAASVPLKRVGEHQELANLAAYLVSDFAAYVNGEVITIDGGEWLNGAGEFNKLELLTPQMWDQIEKTMRR from the coding sequence ATGCCCTCACCCTACGCCCAACCCATGCTGCGCGACGGCGCCCTCGAAGGAAAAACCATCATTGTAACCGGCGGCGGCACCGGCTTGGGCCGGGCCATGACGACGTATTTCCTGCAGCTCGGGGCCAACGTAGTCATCAGCTCGCGCAAACTCGATGTGCTGGAAACCACCGCCAACGAGCTGCGCGAAAAAACGCATGGCAAAGTGCTGGCCGTGCAGTGCGATGTGCGCAAGTACGACGAAGTGGAGGCCATGATTGCGCGCACCGTGGAGGAATTCGGCCGCGTGGATGTGCTGGTCAACAACGCCGCCGGCAACTTCATCAGCCCCACCGAGCGCCTTACCCACAAGGCCTTCGATGTCATCGTGGATATTGTGCTGAAGGGCACCTACAATTGCACCCTGGCCATCGGCAAGCATTGGATTGCGCAGCAGCAGGCTGGTACCATTCTGAACATCGTAACTACTTATGCCTCGGTGGGTTCGGCATACGTGGTGCCCTCGGCGGCGGCCAAAGCAGGCGTACTGGCCATTACCCGCTCGCTGGCGGTGGAGTGGGCCAAGTACGGCATTCGCTCGGTGGCCATTGCCCCCGGCCCGTTCCCGACGGAAGGCGCCTGGAGCCGCCTCTTCCCCGAGCCGCTGGCCTCCAAGCTCGATCCGGCTGCGTCGGTGCCGCTTAAGCGCGTAGGCGAGCATCAGGAGCTGGCCAATCTGGCTGCTTACCTGGTGTCCGATTTTGCAGCGTACGTCAACGGCGAAGTCATCACCATCGACGGCGGCGAGTGGCTGAACGGCGCCGGCGAGTTCAACAAGCTGGAGCTGCTAACCCCGCAGATGTGGGACCAGATCGAGAAAACCATGCGCCGCTAA